Proteins found in one Actinokineospora alba genomic segment:
- a CDS encoding YiaA/YiaB family inner membrane protein, whose protein sequence is MTADAKTPSSPTTAAFFAQAAISFAIALVSLTIGIAVLPVDPWVRAFLAVGALYTVTAAFTLAKVVRDRQEDTTVARRVDRARVEKLLAEHDPFAPNAL, encoded by the coding sequence ATGACCGCCGATGCCAAGACCCCGAGCTCCCCGACGACGGCCGCGTTCTTCGCCCAGGCCGCCATCTCGTTCGCGATCGCCCTGGTCAGCCTGACCATCGGGATCGCCGTGCTCCCCGTGGACCCGTGGGTCCGCGCGTTCCTCGCGGTGGGCGCCCTCTACACCGTGACCGCGGCTTTCACCCTGGCCAAGGTTGTCCGGGACCGCCAGGAGGACACCACCGTCGCCCGGCGGGTCGACCGGGCCCGGGTGGAGAAGCTGCTGGCCGAGCACGACCCGTTCGCACCCAACGCACTCTGA